A single region of the Raphanus sativus cultivar WK10039 chromosome 1, ASM80110v3, whole genome shotgun sequence genome encodes:
- the LOC108830134 gene encoding uncharacterized protein LOC108830134 gives MDPTIRRRRSDDSRSKQFAVSKDPARDAPSHDLRDNHRLGKATLNKSTITFSLYDNVELDMPHDDALIITINLAGVSFSKVLIDSRCVGNLLSHDTFEKISRPDLAINKYAPPLYSFRGGSRVPLLGNVAITVRAHDSEKETEFSVMHDLSPFDAVLGRPWLHQMRAVPSIYHQGSQRRS, from the coding sequence ATGGATCCCACCATACGCCGACGAAGATCCGACGACTCGAGATCAAAACAGTTCGCAGTCTCCAAAGATCCCGCGCGCGACGCTCCATCTCACGACTTAAGGGACAATCATCGACTCGGAAAGGCGACCCTGAACAAAAGCACGATAACCTTCTCTCTTTACGATAATGTCGAGCTCGATATGCCCCACGACGATGCTTTGATCATCACGATTAACCTCGCCGGGGTCTCTTTTTCGAAGGTTCTCATCGATTCCAGATGCGTAGGCAATCTGCTATCGCACGATACCTTTGAGAAAATCAGCCGACCTGATTTGGCAATCAACAAATACGCTCCTCCCCTCTACAGCTTTAGAGGTGGAAGCAGAGTACCCTTACTAGGAAACGTGGCGATCACCGTCAGGGCACACGATTCCGAGAAAGAAACGGAGTTCTCCGTAATGCACGACCTCTCTCCATTCGACGCTGTCTTAGGACGACCTTGGCTCCATCAGATGAGGGCAGTCCCTTCGATTTATCATCAAGGCAGTCAACGACGAAGTTGA